The following proteins come from a genomic window of Dreissena polymorpha isolate Duluth1 chromosome 1, UMN_Dpol_1.0, whole genome shotgun sequence:
- the LOC127869378 gene encoding uncharacterized protein LOC127869378 isoform X3 yields MDKYETIHKLGKGGCGAVFLVRNKETRKLYALKTIELDDRKKTRTKEAVQKEAKILAQLKHPHIVLYHESFFDVNFEFLSIIQDYCDGGNLDDKIKHAAMKSKHFEETQIMEWFIQIIMAVQYIHSKKVLHRDLKAENVFLTKKNVVKIGDFGISKVLESTVDVAQTIVGTPSYLSPELCQDIPYSSKSDIWAVGCLLYEMCALRTPFQAQNLISLFFKIIKCEFQAIPGTYSRALQELVTQILVKSPDDRPSASAILNTTLVKEHLARFIEQKETLLLQKSAKEDNSLNSPHTSSSARQKPERKIGVKGENSSPALKKNKLKISTPVLTSPLPQDKTPGFARERSPHGQDSGLGVSVETDVLRGKRLEVPKVDADASSDYSDDFDESSHSEGDDDIEELIEGGDSESEVVEELEEEDRGEADGAEYYPDDFEEYEASEDLDQLVCQAREAQDIEAVDDWFADSLSDMHRQQTAILRMQCKEALGGRGLREVERLVSDGTLTEEDLRQVLQRS; encoded by the exons ATGGACAAGTATGAGACAATCCACAAGCTTGGCAAGGGAGGGTGTGGAGCAGTGTTCCTGGTCAGAAACAAGGAGACAAGGAA ATTATATGCTTTGAAAACAATAGAGTTGGATGACAGAAAGAAAACAAGGACAAAAGAAGCAGTGCAGAAGGAAGCTAA AATACTGGCACAGTTAAAGCATCCGCACATAGTGCTCTATCACGAGTCTTTTTTTGACGTCAACTTTGAATTCCTGAGCATCATTCAGGACTATTGTGATGGGGGCAACCTGGATGACAAGATTAAACATGCTGCAATG AAATCAAAACATTTTGAAGAAACACAGATAATGGAG TGGTTTATACAGATTATTATGGCAGTCCAGTACATTCACAGTAAAAAGGTCCTTCACAG GGATCTGAAAGCAGAAAATGTCTTCTTAACGAAGAAGAATGTAGTGAAGATAG GCGACTTTGGGATCTCAAAAGTGCTAGAGAGCACTGTGGATGTGGCGCAAACAATTGTTGGTACCCCGAGTTATCTGAGTCCTGAGCTCTGTCAAGACATCCCTTATTCCTCCAAGTCAGATATATGG GCAGTGGGGTGTTTACTGTATGAGATGTGTGCCTTGAGAACGCCATTTCAGGCACAGAACTTGATCAGTCTCTTCTTCAAAATCATCAAGTGTGAATTTCag GCCATCCCAGGTACTTACAGCCGAGCACTGCAGGAGCTTGTGACACAGATACTGGTGAAGTCACCTGACGACAGACCCAG TGCCAGTGCTATTTTGAACACGACCTTAGTGAAGGAGCATCTGGCTCGGTTCATTGAACAGAAGGAGACGCTGCTTCTCCAGAAGTCAGCCAAGGAAGACAACTCCCTCAACTCACCACACACCTCAAGCAGTGCTAGGCAAAAACCAGAACGCAAAAT AGGTGTCAAGGGTGAGAATTCTAGTCCAGCATTGAAGAAAAACAAGTTGAAGATTTCCACCCCTGTGTTGACGAGCCCCTTACCACAAGATAAGACCCCCGGCTTTGCAAGAGAAAGGTCCCCACATGGCCAAGACAGCGGACTGGGAGTCAGTGTGGAGACTG ATGTTTTAAGAGGCAAGAGGCTGGAAGTGCCAAAAGTAGATGCAGATGCATCCTCTGACTATTCTGATGACTTTGACGAGTCCTCACACTCAGAGGGGGATGATG ATATAGAGGAGCTGATAGAGGGAGGAGACAGTGAGAGTGAGGTGGTAGAGGAGCTAGAAGAGGAGGACCGGGGGGAAGCTGACGGGGCGGAGTACTACCCTGATGACTTTGAGGAGTACGAAGCCAGCGAG GACCTTGATCAGCTGGTGTGCCAGGCCAGGGAGGCCCAAGATATCGAGGCAGTGGATGACTGGTTTGCAGACAGCCTGTCAGACATGCACCGACAGCAGACAGCTATACTTAGGAT GCAGTGTAAGGAGGCACTGGGAGGGCGTGGCCTGAGAGAGGTGGAGAGACTGGTGAGTGATGGCACCCTTACAGAGGAGGATCTCAG
- the LOC127869378 gene encoding uncharacterized protein LOC127869378 isoform X2, producing MDKYETIHKLGKGGCGAVFLVRNKETRKLYALKTIELDDRKKTRTKEAVQKEAKILAQLKHPHIVLYHESFFDVNFEFLSIIQDYCDGGNLDDKIKHAAMKSKHFEETQIMEWFIQIIMAVQYIHSKKVLHRDLKAENVFLTKKNVVKIGDFGISKVLESTVDVAQTIVGTPSYLSPELCQDIPYSSKSDIWAVGCLLYEMCALRTPFQAQNLISLFFKIIKCEFQAIPGTYSRALQELVTQILVKSPDDRPSASAILNTTLVKEHLARFIEQKETLLLQKSAKEDNSLNSPHTSSSARQKPERKIGVKGENSSPALKKNKLKISTPVLTSPLPQDKTPGFARERSPHGQDSGLGVSVETDVLRGKRLEVPKVDADASSDYSDDFDESSHSEGDDDIEELIEGGDSESEVVEELEEEDRGEADGAEYYPDDFEEYEASEDLDQLVCQAREAQDIEAVDDWFADSLSDMHRQQTAILRMQCKEALGGRGLREVERLVSDGTLTEEDLSDGPNRYAM from the exons ATGGACAAGTATGAGACAATCCACAAGCTTGGCAAGGGAGGGTGTGGAGCAGTGTTCCTGGTCAGAAACAAGGAGACAAGGAA ATTATATGCTTTGAAAACAATAGAGTTGGATGACAGAAAGAAAACAAGGACAAAAGAAGCAGTGCAGAAGGAAGCTAA AATACTGGCACAGTTAAAGCATCCGCACATAGTGCTCTATCACGAGTCTTTTTTTGACGTCAACTTTGAATTCCTGAGCATCATTCAGGACTATTGTGATGGGGGCAACCTGGATGACAAGATTAAACATGCTGCAATG AAATCAAAACATTTTGAAGAAACACAGATAATGGAG TGGTTTATACAGATTATTATGGCAGTCCAGTACATTCACAGTAAAAAGGTCCTTCACAG GGATCTGAAAGCAGAAAATGTCTTCTTAACGAAGAAGAATGTAGTGAAGATAG GCGACTTTGGGATCTCAAAAGTGCTAGAGAGCACTGTGGATGTGGCGCAAACAATTGTTGGTACCCCGAGTTATCTGAGTCCTGAGCTCTGTCAAGACATCCCTTATTCCTCCAAGTCAGATATATGG GCAGTGGGGTGTTTACTGTATGAGATGTGTGCCTTGAGAACGCCATTTCAGGCACAGAACTTGATCAGTCTCTTCTTCAAAATCATCAAGTGTGAATTTCag GCCATCCCAGGTACTTACAGCCGAGCACTGCAGGAGCTTGTGACACAGATACTGGTGAAGTCACCTGACGACAGACCCAG TGCCAGTGCTATTTTGAACACGACCTTAGTGAAGGAGCATCTGGCTCGGTTCATTGAACAGAAGGAGACGCTGCTTCTCCAGAAGTCAGCCAAGGAAGACAACTCCCTCAACTCACCACACACCTCAAGCAGTGCTAGGCAAAAACCAGAACGCAAAAT AGGTGTCAAGGGTGAGAATTCTAGTCCAGCATTGAAGAAAAACAAGTTGAAGATTTCCACCCCTGTGTTGACGAGCCCCTTACCACAAGATAAGACCCCCGGCTTTGCAAGAGAAAGGTCCCCACATGGCCAAGACAGCGGACTGGGAGTCAGTGTGGAGACTG ATGTTTTAAGAGGCAAGAGGCTGGAAGTGCCAAAAGTAGATGCAGATGCATCCTCTGACTATTCTGATGACTTTGACGAGTCCTCACACTCAGAGGGGGATGATG ATATAGAGGAGCTGATAGAGGGAGGAGACAGTGAGAGTGAGGTGGTAGAGGAGCTAGAAGAGGAGGACCGGGGGGAAGCTGACGGGGCGGAGTACTACCCTGATGACTTTGAGGAGTACGAAGCCAGCGAG GACCTTGATCAGCTGGTGTGCCAGGCCAGGGAGGCCCAAGATATCGAGGCAGTGGATGACTGGTTTGCAGACAGCCTGTCAGACATGCACCGACAGCAGACAGCTATACTTAGGAT GCAGTGTAAGGAGGCACTGGGAGGGCGTGGCCTGAGAGAGGTGGAGAGACTGGTGAGTGATGGCACCCTTACAGAGGAGGATCTCAG
- the LOC127869378 gene encoding uncharacterized protein LOC127869378 isoform X1 encodes MDKYETIHKLGKGGCGAVFLVRNKETRKLYALKTIELDDRKKTRTKEAVQKEAKILAQLKHPHIVLYHESFFDVNFEFLSIIQDYCDGGNLDDKIKHAAMKSKHFEETQIMEWFIQIIMAVQYIHSKKVLHRDLKAENVFLTKKNVVKIGDFGISKVLESTVDVAQTIVGTPSYLSPELCQDIPYSSKSDIWAVGCLLYEMCALRTPFQAQNLISLFFKIIKCEFQAIPGTYSRALQELVTQILVKSPDDRPSASAILNTTLVKEHLARFIEQKETLLLQKSAKEDNSLNSPHTSSSARQKPERKIGVKGENSSPALKKNKLKISTPVLTSPLPQDKTPGFARERSPHGQDSGLGVSVETDVLRGKRLEVPKVDADASSDYSDDFDESSHSEGDDDIEELIEGGDSESEVVEELEEEDRGEADGAEYYPDDFEEYEASEDLDQLVCQAREAQDIEAVDDWFADSLSDMHRQQTAILRMQCKEALGGRGLREVERLVSDGTLTEEDLSPRVMMQAGGDNTEICHLNIDDLDCG; translated from the exons ATGGACAAGTATGAGACAATCCACAAGCTTGGCAAGGGAGGGTGTGGAGCAGTGTTCCTGGTCAGAAACAAGGAGACAAGGAA ATTATATGCTTTGAAAACAATAGAGTTGGATGACAGAAAGAAAACAAGGACAAAAGAAGCAGTGCAGAAGGAAGCTAA AATACTGGCACAGTTAAAGCATCCGCACATAGTGCTCTATCACGAGTCTTTTTTTGACGTCAACTTTGAATTCCTGAGCATCATTCAGGACTATTGTGATGGGGGCAACCTGGATGACAAGATTAAACATGCTGCAATG AAATCAAAACATTTTGAAGAAACACAGATAATGGAG TGGTTTATACAGATTATTATGGCAGTCCAGTACATTCACAGTAAAAAGGTCCTTCACAG GGATCTGAAAGCAGAAAATGTCTTCTTAACGAAGAAGAATGTAGTGAAGATAG GCGACTTTGGGATCTCAAAAGTGCTAGAGAGCACTGTGGATGTGGCGCAAACAATTGTTGGTACCCCGAGTTATCTGAGTCCTGAGCTCTGTCAAGACATCCCTTATTCCTCCAAGTCAGATATATGG GCAGTGGGGTGTTTACTGTATGAGATGTGTGCCTTGAGAACGCCATTTCAGGCACAGAACTTGATCAGTCTCTTCTTCAAAATCATCAAGTGTGAATTTCag GCCATCCCAGGTACTTACAGCCGAGCACTGCAGGAGCTTGTGACACAGATACTGGTGAAGTCACCTGACGACAGACCCAG TGCCAGTGCTATTTTGAACACGACCTTAGTGAAGGAGCATCTGGCTCGGTTCATTGAACAGAAGGAGACGCTGCTTCTCCAGAAGTCAGCCAAGGAAGACAACTCCCTCAACTCACCACACACCTCAAGCAGTGCTAGGCAAAAACCAGAACGCAAAAT AGGTGTCAAGGGTGAGAATTCTAGTCCAGCATTGAAGAAAAACAAGTTGAAGATTTCCACCCCTGTGTTGACGAGCCCCTTACCACAAGATAAGACCCCCGGCTTTGCAAGAGAAAGGTCCCCACATGGCCAAGACAGCGGACTGGGAGTCAGTGTGGAGACTG ATGTTTTAAGAGGCAAGAGGCTGGAAGTGCCAAAAGTAGATGCAGATGCATCCTCTGACTATTCTGATGACTTTGACGAGTCCTCACACTCAGAGGGGGATGATG ATATAGAGGAGCTGATAGAGGGAGGAGACAGTGAGAGTGAGGTGGTAGAGGAGCTAGAAGAGGAGGACCGGGGGGAAGCTGACGGGGCGGAGTACTACCCTGATGACTTTGAGGAGTACGAAGCCAGCGAG GACCTTGATCAGCTGGTGTGCCAGGCCAGGGAGGCCCAAGATATCGAGGCAGTGGATGACTGGTTTGCAGACAGCCTGTCAGACATGCACCGACAGCAGACAGCTATACTTAGGAT GCAGTGTAAGGAGGCACTGGGAGGGCGTGGCCTGAGAGAGGTGGAGAGACTGGTGAGTGATGGCACCCTTACAGAGGAGGATCTCAG